GTTTAAACTGGAAAGATAGGCAGATGTACCCATACATTACATTCCTGTGTATGAGACATGTCAAGGCAGTGAAAATGCATCTTGGATCAATACCACTTTTTTCACTGACGTGACAAGATACTGGCTGGTGGGCCAAGTAGCAAAGGGtcaaaaagttcaaagttcagtgATATTGTTCAGAAGACTATCACATGTACACATGGAGAGCTGCACTGATACACAAGGAAAACATCACACAACAAGTTAGTCTATACATTTTTATTATAACAACTTTACATATTTTTCCTGAGGAAAAGCTACATACAAATGACACTACGATGTTTACTAAATCAAGACAAAAATGGTCTTTTCTCAAATTGGCATAAAAACAttactcattttttttttatttggaaaaGACAAGTTGTGACCAATACCAGGTCTCAATTTTCCTtgtacaaaaaattttcaaactctgacaaaaatgtcagaaattcTTGGAAAATATCACAATGTACAGATAATCTGCATCCAGTCAAAGCTAGCCAATCACATTCTATAATACAAAAGACCAAATTTGGGTCCCTCTTTACTGTGGCCAGAATTGGCCAATCAGAGTTAATGTTGTATATTTTGGTCAAGATCTAGTTTTATCATGTGACAACCATGTGACTATCATGTGACTTGGTCTAAACTACTGATGCAGTAGTAGTCATATCTCTGCATGCActctttcaaataaaaaacaatcCTTTTACTCATTTTCCCAGAGTCATGTTtgcaatgtaaaaaaattatggaaaaaaaagGCAAGGGGAAAGAAGAATCTTGAAAACACAGTTGCCCTTTCAAAGATATTGCAAAAAATGAGAATGACAATGAAATATACAATGTTCACTGTTGGtaagtttaataaaattgacACAACAATACAATAGGTTACACAggctatgacctttgaccttcgaTAATCatgtcattgacctttgacccatgaTTTAAAACTGTTTCATGATTAACTACTTTTTGGCAAGACTTTTTGTGGTGAGCAGACAACAACCCCTACTACAACACTAAACTAAGCTGTCTGTGTACGCTTTGATATTAAGATGCCGGTTCAGTGAATTATCAGCACTATTCTTGTATGCCTATcccaatataaaaaaaatatacatataaattCTGATCTATTTTCGGATCTAGTCTTCAATCAGATTTAACCTGATTTTGttggaaaattgtatttttaccaCACACTGTATGAAGGAAACCCACTTATTTAGATTGAAAACCAGTTCAAAGTTTACCGAGAGAACATAATCTTTGTCACTTTTTATATACATCCATGAAAATGCACTGTCTTTCTTGCAAAAGATTTTCCCTTCCCAACTGGTGGAACACGCACTCCAAGTAtcattgtgacctttgacacaagGTCAAAAGTTCACCAGACACAATCATTGACAAGATTCATCactactttcaaattctgcacaGCTGATTACTCACTTGACGTGCAATCTTGAGTCCACCTAAACCAAAACAGTGCTCTtccgtttttaaaataaaattggaaaatttcacaaaacgtGACATTGATAAGACATTCAgaacagctatgaattctacaGACAGAGCCAGATAGGTTTGTTAATGATTTCAATTTCTACAAAAGCTGCAAAAAACTACTTGGCTGATGTTAATACTCTTTGTTGGCTGTGAAATGTATGGCATGGACATAAAAATGATACATCCCAAAAAACCACATGCCTTAAACCCTTTATCCTGCCACActtatcacttccccatcagctaGGTCAGTAAATCACGGTGCTAAATCACAACCTAGTGATATTTTCACCTATTCAGCATGGTGTGTTATGgtagctttagtctgtaaaaatcatatttatggTATTTCTGTTTTCTGGTGCTTTCCAATTTCAAGTCTTCATTAAAATGCTGCGTATGGGACATGTTATGCATTAGTAGtgtttaaccaacttgacctgatggtgacatatgaacttggcaggattaCAGTTAGTAACAATGTGTACGTGTGGAACCTTACCCTGCTCACCCCTAATATCCTGTacacaggtccacaatcacaattgataacaataggcaTGGGCCAAACCATAGCCATGAAAAGGTTAAACCATTATAATTGCATTGAAATATCAGGTGCCCACAAGGAAAGAGCCCACATCAGGGGAAGGGCGGCATACCATACATATTACATGACATAATACAATTGTGtcatttcacaaatattttggGTTAATTTCAGTTTGATATTTTCTATTCAGCCTTTATAAAATTTTGTCAtataaaaatttatgaaattttcatgaatggGTCTACCACAAGCcgttttttgacaaaagaaagACATTCCATAGATGGAATAGATGGGAAGAAAGGATGGCAAACAAATATTGAACAAGAAGTAGAATGAAAACAGTGAATAAATTGGCAACTGTCAAATGACCTCTGCAGTTCAGAGTTGAAAGGTCACACACAGCAATGACAGCCAATAGGTTTCATTAAGtgatcatttgaaatattttcatagttAGGTAAAACTGTGGACTTCTTCACACCTAGTGAACATGGACCAATCAAAACCATGTAACCATGGTGACAATTACCACGGACGCAGTTGCAATATATTAGTGCACGCTTAGTTTTcacaaaatgagaaatttttacacctgattatattttgcaaagttgctttaaaattttgcGCAATATGAAAAATTGAACTTGAAATAGCTAAGTACAAAGCTGTATCTCCTATTGTCAGCTTTTTATTTAAAAGACCAAAAATACtaatttttctattttgttaatttttttcacttttctttccctttttgtTTATCAACATTGCAATACTTATGCCAGGACCCCATTATGATGCAAAATGAAACCAGAAAGACCAAAATgtaatttgacaattttcaaagataagcaaaagaaaaacctgtacaatattgatattttgtttcttCTTTCTACAATTTAAATTATGTGTCTGGGACTGCAACCATAACAAATTGGTTAAAAAAAACTGTGAATACTTTCTTGACTACAGTTGACAAAGTTTCCTAGGTGATGATTTTACACTGTTTCTCTGGTCATATAGTGGGCTGAATGGGACAAAGTTGCTGTTATATaggtgcaatttttgcaattatctgaaaaaaatatgataaagaGATCAGCCATGTATGTGAATACTGCTGGTGTGATACGGGTTGTGTCAAATATTGCATAACCTTGTTGTAATCCTTGCTGAAGTTTTCAGTTTGTTGGAACTGTCATTTGCTTTATCGCACATTGGTGTGTCTTTCATCTCACTATTTCTCAAattctttcatcaatttttttatatttccttGGGTTGGTATTCTTCCTGCACACATATATAGTTTTCTGAAGTCAAATGACAACACTATTCAGAGAGTGGTATGTCAAATAGGTTCAGTGGGCACACTATTGCACATACTTCAAAAGATATGAATTACTATCCTATAGGGGCAATCACAACTGTAGGGCTATTCAAGTTTGTAATGAAATGTACCAACATGCAGTCGACATTTGCTGTTGCCAGTaggaatttgaacaaattctgtATAAATGGTTGGACCCTTTCACATGTGATTTACATAGTTTCAATCAGAGCATTGTTGATAAAAAGTACTAATTTCATTATTCCTGAAAGACTAATTTCTGAAAGTCTCGTCAATAttttcagacaaatatttattttttgcatattaatgatggAATTGTGACGTTATCACAAATCAGCCCTATAGAATAAGTCATCTCTTCAGTCCAGCGGCTGGATTGTTTTGTTGCTAACACTTTAACAGCAATATTACTTGACTTCTCAACTGACACAAAGCTGACCCAAACAGTGTACCTACAAGACAGCAACTTTGTCCCCTAGTTCTGAACACCAGAAATCACGGGTCATTTCAGATATATCTTTGAAATGAAAGATTGCTTCAAACATGGGCTAGTTGAGCAACGTAtgaaaaatgttattaaaaaaaattcaaagaaatttcCAGAAAATCATCGGGATAGAGAAATCAGCACTGATGTTATGTAAATAGTCATTGAAAGAAAAAAGCCACTCAATAAATACTTTATAATTATTTGTATAATATTGACTCTCAGAATATACTGGGGCAGGCTTAACACGGGACCATCCTACTTTCTACCTCATCATGATAATTTGAATATCACATGATATGCAAATACTATCATTTGCATaccatttaatattcaaattacaatgTGGCTTATTCAACTCTCAGGGGCACACAAGTGTGCAGATTATATAGACAGACCAGCTGTGTTTAAAGTACATGACTTAAGATTTCCTCGGGTTTGAAATAAAATGGGAAATTTGGGAAATTCTGACTTTTCTGTAGATATACTTTGATGTTCACTGTAGACTAATGAAGTGATGTAGTTGacttcaaaacaatttgacaaagtcTAATCTGAATAGgcatttttcagaaaaaaaactttaaaaaatacctAGTTGTCAGATATGATAAATATGTCCCCTCTTTGTAATCATATCTGTAGGACAATACTATACTATCAACAACTAGGGAGTGAGTCAGAACAAACAGATATGCAAAAACTAGCAAAAATGCCTTCATACCACTTTGGTAAGACAGGTCCAATCTCTCAAAAGGCAAAACAAAGAATCTGGTATCAAGTCAGTGGTGCCACATCAGCCCAGTAATCACTGAAGATACTGAGAAATTCTTCCTGTCCCTAGCATAAACGTTTGCTTTAAATCCGATATAGATGAACTTTATGTCACAGCTACTGGCATACACAGTGGGACCATGGTTCACAAACTGGTTGGAAAGCATTAACTTCTGATAAGCATTTCATTTCTGGTGCACTAAGCTATCTGAGATGCCCTACTATCCAACACAATCCATCAACTGTCGACTTATGATACCATTAAACCTTGTCACTCTTTCTGTAGCTGAAATTATTACCTATCCTGCCCTTATCAATAAAGTTTTATGTCCGTAAATATCAAGACCATTTACCCCTAGAAACAAAACATTAGTCTGGGCTAGTAGAAAACGCATGTGTTACTGGTGCCTACATACTGACTGGTGTGATTTTAACACtatgtattgtaaaagttgacaCAGAAATAAACTGTACTCATTCATTTCAGTAAGGCAAATAAACCTATAATGCTCAAAGTACAGCTGATACAGCAATTAATGAGAATTCTAGCATTTGTGAATGCCATTTGCTTAagcctttcaccccagttccctgtgtacaggtccaactttaccatagaaaaccatggatttgggacaaaccatggtggtgaaaggcttAAGTCATAATTTTAAAGACAAAACGGTAAATACTAAGCACTGTATTCTACATGTGAACTCTGCTCTCTGACATAGACCCCTGGCCtttgtaatgacctttgaccatgCCATGACCTTTGACAGTGACCCTCACTGGCACTGGCAGTTATGACTGTTGCCAGACAATGTTTTTCCAAAGCCTGGgtcatgaaatcaaaattgaaatcgaaCTGAACAGAATTGAGTCTGTACAAAAGAGACCAACAGGACTCAGTCTATGAAGCCACATGCTTTTATGAAAGGATGCAGGTCAAAGGACAAAGGCAACAGGTGAGAGGtcattcacatttttacaacagATTCTGGGTGCCACTTTGGTAAACTCCCGTTTTTTCACTCTTTTTTGTGCATCTCTCTTATTGCAGATTGTGTTTTTATTGCAAATAGTGACTTCTCATTCCTGACAATCTAGTCCTTGTCACATAGAGAGTTAGACAGAGATCTGACAACGCACACTTGACAGGCGGGAACACCGTTTAGATGTTAACAAAGTTAACACACTGTACAATAGCTACACATGCACTCTGGGATAGCTGATATTACTGGCTCAGCTTTCTAAGCAGCGTAATTCCCTTTtggattgttttgtttttgttttcccaGGTGAAGAAAaagatgaaagaaaataaactttgaaagttgTCAAAAAGACAGAAATTAAATACtctgcatatttgtaaattgcaaCTGAGGATACTGTCTTGTAATTTTCAAGGCCGATGAAACCTAgggagaaacaaaaaaatatatatatatataagattcTCACAAAGATGCTTCTTTTTGAATATCTACGAGGAACATGTAATCAAAATTGGCTTAGCGCCCTCTTGTGACAAGAATATGAAATCAATCAACATTCACTTCATACCATTGATTTGGTTGTGCATTTCCATGGGAATAACACCAACGCTGAAAACAACTCACCTTGTGTATTGCCTGCTGTCTTCATGTACTTCCATTTCTGCACTTTTATAATCATTAAGTTCCTTTCTTATAGCAGCCTGCGGGATATAATAAAATGGGGCAATGTCAAGGGTTTGTAACATGCGAAGAAAGACCGGCCACATAGTTGATACAGTATATTTGTGGTGAAATGATATTCAAAATCATCATATTCCATCTGATATTGAAAAGTGCAATGATAGTTCATTATGTCAGGATATGCCTATTCAATACTCACTAATATATTTTCAGTAGATGAATCCCGATCTGTTGCATTACAGGCACTAGACTCAAACTAATTCACCTTGACAGACAAAACTCTGAATGGTTAGAGGGCGCATTACCCAGGATATAGTCAACAGATGAATTCATTGAATTCAATGATAACACacatttgacaatattttctgaTAGGCACACAAAGACTAAAAGGCAGTCACTGATTTATTTCTGATAGAGAGATTTTTGTTGTGGGCATGTATATCACATTTACTTACCTTATCTTGAGGAGTCAGTCTTGTCCATGGTTTGTCGGCTTTTCTGTCGTAATCGATGGCCTGCGTCACTTCCACGTAGTCACAGAATTTTAGAATATTCCTCCTCTTCAATTCTTCTACTGTGGGTCTAAAACTCAACTGAAGAACAGCAATATTTCTGATAAGAAAGGCTGTGCCGTAACGATTACTCATACTAGGGGAAATAGTTCTGATCAATTCTAGTGATACAAAGCATATGGCATAACAATGCTACAATACAATCTAAAATGAACTTGGCTACAATGACATCATTAAATGGGATCCCTGCCCTTTTGAACTatgcaaaacaacaacaaacccATTAGTTGATTAAGTCCATTGCTGCCTCACTGGATAGGTTTGACCCCCACAGCTGTTGCTGACCTCAAGAAAGTCAGTTAAGGTCATCACAAGGTCATCACTTAGTACGTGTGAAAACAAACAGTTGCTTTCGTCACAACATATACTTCAATTGTAAAAAatccatgaacttgaaatggtGATGACTTACTTTTCTTGTAAGTATACTCTTTGTTTTCTCCATATCTTCATAACGTTCTTTTTGACTCATTTCTGTCAgtcagaaaattaaaattggTTATTTTTATGGTATGCCCACTTTCTCTTTTAATCAAACACACAAACCATATTATCATAGCTTTGTTAACAAAATATACACTCATATACACTATGAGGTCACAGTTTTACAGCGCAAACAACTTTAAATTTGAGGGAAACTGGTGTTTATTTTGTTCAATAGGACTGAATGTATATCTTTGTACATAACTACAGGCTTGGTGACCAGAAACTGGACACTTAATTAGCACATTACAGAGTCTAGGGAGCTGTATTGTAAATTCATTTGATAATTACTTAGAAACTTTGACTCAAGATACATTTTTTTGCCTGTATGCCTCTTACTGCAAGATGCAAGGTGgattaatattaatttatgcCAATGATATTAATGAACATTGTTTcgttatttaaattttatgctCATGATTCATTTTCAATGCAGCTATTCATGTACCTTGCATCTTGCATTGTTTATTGTATGATacttctgtgtgtgtgtgttgggggCAATGTTTATTGGTATATCAAGCTTAATCTGGAACAAATCATTCTATGTAGGGGTGGCTGCTTGTTTCTACACAGATATCAGAAGAGTAAATACACATACAACAGATAACATATCATAGATACTAACTTCTCATTATGTTTCTCTGTTCTAGTTCTTCTTGCGTAGGTCGAAGACTTAACCGCCTGCAATAGAGACATCATATTTCAATAAGTGTGTATCTTGTCAATGCATTGTTCATACAGTTGGAAATCTATACaagcacatatatatatatatatatatatatatatatatatatatatatatatatatatatatatatattatatatatatattaagtttGAAAATATCTGATCAAATAATTGTAAGCTATACATAGCTGTAAAATAGGAAGGGTTGGAAAGATTGAACTAAAAATTGCAAAAGATGGTTTATTATtagatttcattttgatttgttaAAGTGGTGTTGTCCAAAACAAATACAGCGCATATAAAAAGAAATGGTCTCAGTCCTCTAGGACTTCACTTCTGGTTGTAAAGAAATCAAACAAAACTGCTTCCACctgattttcatttgatatgtgTCTTATGCATGATGAGATCACACAGACTGATGTAGCTTGCCACCAGATTTTGATTAAATGccacaatttttttgtaaagtatAAGTCCCATCTTCCTCTACTCACCTTTCCAGCTTGACTCCGAGAGCTTTTTTGTTTTCCTGCTTTTCAGACTCCGATCTGTCTGGTAAAATGTTCCTGTTCACAAGCTCTTTCATGCTTGGTCTGTTTTGTAATTTAATAGCTAAACTATCTTTCCTCTTCACTTTGGCTGCAAGCCCACCTGAATGTACACAAAGAGATGGGAAGCAAAATCAAGTTACACTTCTTGTGCGCCGAAAAGTACTGCATATTCCTGCCACAGGAGGGCGCTTCATCGCATACACTACTTGCTGGCTGTGATCAAACAATGGTAAATTGTGCACATATGACCTCAGCAGACAGAAATCAATGCTGTGGACACAAACATCTGAGACAACAGGTTAGTTCACTCATATATTTTTCTTGATAATTTCTTCTATGGTTTATTAGATTTTTATTGCAGTCATGGATGTTATAGGATGAAAGATGCAACCGTATAGTACTTTCATCATTTGCCCTGCATTCTGATGGACTGACATCTGACTGACTTTCGTGGTCGTTTGTCAAATGTCCACATAAGCTTACTAACAGGAATATAACATTTCTGATGAGCATCATATAAATTATGTCAaagtaaaatttgtattttgaatgtAGGGTAAGGAATCCCTGTGTCAATAGACACATGAACAGCTTTTATGACAAGTAATGGGTTGACTTACTTTCTTCCTCACTGTCAGTGTCATCATCTCTGTAAAGTATAGGTTCATCATCTGAATCACTGTCAAATCTGTGTATATCACCATTGACCACTTGTGACTTGCCGATCACAACTGGACTGAATATTGACACCCTGTGGAAAAGTATAAGATGCACAAATCTCTATTGTCAGCAGGATAGAACCTTGTTCCAATCATAAGTACGCCTTTGAATCCTCTCTTTGTATTATAGTATAGCCTTTATCAAAGTGCATCATGACAAATTACTGTAAAGTGTTTTTGTTGTGGGTGGTAATTTAGGTGAATATAATGACATTTCAACAGCCATATGTTCCCCATGTTGCAGTTTGGTCTATAAATGCTCTCATGTTAAAGGACGATGGGAATGTCATCAAGGTTGCCAAACAATTTACACTGTATTCTCTCATAATCTATAGAAAGACACCAAGACACCACAAGCTAATTTCTTCAGCTGCCAAACTCATGATGAtctatcattgtaaaaattgtttaaagccTAAAATACGCACTTTATCTTTATACTCTATACATGATGGGAACTTTATGTTATCTCTGGTATATTTTTGTTGGTGTGGGTGAACCCATATCTAGAGAAACAggggtcaaagggttaaacttaaATGGTAAACATTAACCCTGTAACTGTCATGGTTTGGTCCTATTCTACCTTTTTCTATGGCAAAGTGGGACTTCTGCATTGGGGTGAAATGGTTAATTGCAgtcggatttttttttcagaaaagaatAAGTAATTTTTCATGGAAATGAATGAAACAGATTCTGTGGTGCCAAGATTGACACCAATTGAGATAAATGATTTACGCTTGACTCGTCAGGATGATTTCATAAAAGGAATGAAATTCAAGAAGACATACTTACCCTCCTGATACTGACACTTTGTTGATATTTGAAGAATTCGGCGCTTcgttttctttgttcatttcAGAAATGTCTACTTTACCATCCTCCGATGCTGCATTCCCCATGCTGCCTgctgtacagaaaaaaaattgcaaaaataataTTAGAATATCTGTGGGCAAGATAGCCTCTGTATCATCACAGTTGTCTTTCTTATTTCAAAACACCTAGGTGGTGTCATCCCGGTCACTGTGACTTTGCACCAGCTCAAAATTACTTTCATGAATCGCCATGGCAACTATGACGAGACAATCTGGTTTGCTGATTGCTTCAGTTCTGCGTGCACAGAGTGTGTCTACACAATACATCAAACATAAAGATCTGATGTTAAAATACATATCGacagaaatgaataaatatatatgcatacatgtagctaTACAGATTATCATAAATCGACTAGTCCTTACATGTTGATGGCGTACAGAAAGGGGAAAAGAGTAACTGACAAGGTTCATGTTTTTGGAATGAATAGCTAATAGGTTGGTAAACCTTGGAGGATGTGATTTACTCTAgtgacattttttacattgaTATTACAAAACCATGGTCTTCTACCAGCATTATGCCTTCAGTTTTTTCACAAAAGTCAttgaatttacattgaaaacacATTTGTCATCAAAGAATGGGTTCAGTCCCTCTTGCGACAAGCCATCATGATTTTCGAGCACTTTTGTGTAAATCATAGAAACAATAATTGGCTAATTATGCAGTTGCTCTCCCTTCCAACTACATGTACCACCCATAATATTCTACGATGAAAACATGATTTTTCACAAATCATCACACACTAGGGGCAAACAAACCCCATGACATCTCGTTATCTTTCTGTTCACTACAGAAACTTACActcgtggccactttagtgttgattaagcctgtctgcagcaagcagaaattctgtttgtataaacgaaacaaagtggtgatcggtgtaataaatgtaaggttcactatcggcaccccactgttaggattgagataacgttctactaaaatgtctcgcctgcccaattcaaatcgatcacaacactgcactgtagacacgctgtaagtctgcactccgacaatgaacatcaataacaacggtcgcTAATATCATAGGGGCAATACTTCAGTGAGGACGTAGcaagcttgattgttcaaaatataagagatTGTGGTGGCAATCCGGCACCAAGCGAGGTATCATGGGGagcttacaaagaaaacaagcaaGCATTTCaagataagcgtggagggagccagaaaagtttggaagagatgaACATGTATAAGGACAAGTTTCCTTAAACCaggatgagaaaagtgtcgtcCATGGTTACACACatatgaatacatgtacatgtaaaatgctaccccgactgtactttactcttaccttttctctcgtaccaagtgaaattgaagtacgtttattcacggtttgtaggaaagaaacatggcttagtgcaagtgaatgtatatttcgaaagttttgccgtcaagacgggcgatgtctgtaatttaatcgctaacattttcaaagtggcatttCCTCAATTCCCGTgtctgaacaaagtctgaacacgacacttgCGATGCACGCTGTAGTATCGTTGGTATccattcactgcaatattgaaatcggcaaaaaatgtgtgatgttctctGACACTGACttcatttgaaacacatgaattttagcagatactgagtactgatagggcaaatgctgtggtcaacaGCATttatatacagtgtattttataatcactccctaatttcaggctaatcggcgtgtccaggggtaccgatagtaggatcattatcaccactgatacagggtaaagtaaccgttttatcacccttctgcagacagaatttctgcttgtaccagacaggcttgatcaacactaaagtggccacgggtgtacaTAGCACAGAACTCATGCATGGAAGAGGTGATTTCCCCACTTTATATGTCTCACAATTTTATACCTATATAATGAATTTCTCAGGACAACTTAGATTATGAATAATTAGTCCTTAATCGCCATAGCTACTAATGtctaatatttgaattttaaagtgCCACAAGAATACTGATAACCTTAGCTCTTCAATCTCAGAGATGTCTAAAAATGGTATCAACATTGGTATCGTGTCTAAAAGAGGATACCAAAGTCATGATGTGCTGCACGGATTTTCACAGGCATACAActattttttcaactttttatcACAAAGCAAATGCATTATCTAGACACAAGACAAATACTTCCCAACTTACCTTGTTCACTACTGTCTGTGGCTGGAATATCTTGTGATGTTGACTCTGAGGGGACAGCTGATGCAGCTACGCCTGGAGGGTGCTCAGTGTGATGAGCTGTCTGGCTAGCGTCGCCTGCTTCACTCGGCACTACTACAGCTCTGGTTGTTGTGACTAGCGGCGGTTTGACGGGCGCAGATTCCGAAGACTTATCTGACCCTGTGGCGCAAGGAAATCAAAAAATATCCTTTATGTCGTCAGTATCAACACAGCAAGGGTATACCGTGCGTGGACAGACACAAATGCAGAACCTTCAACAGAGAAAGCTATTGGCCATTTCATATCCAACACGTCATCATGAGAGGAGAAGGCTGCTATATGTCAAGTATCTTTTGTATGATTATCTTTATCCCTTTCTAGCTGGTAGGGATTTATGTGACCACCAATGACTAAAAACAAACCTTGAAACTTGTCTGACGCAATTTCACTTTATGATTAGGGACAAAAGGGAATGAATGCAAGACTATTAATATGCAGAATATTAGTGATTACAGTGATGTATTAAGGATAACATAATTGCTTGGATGTGTTGTTTACCATCCTAATGTATTGATATCATAA
The DNA window shown above is from Ptychodera flava strain L36383 chromosome 5, AS_Pfla_20210202, whole genome shotgun sequence and carries:
- the LOC139133006 gene encoding phosphatase and actin regulator 1-like isoform X6, whose product is MWRQIKGKRGGDAKKDNDMKGAIAKVQGPSTPPVERKSKFPSISRLFKPWKWKRKKKTTSEKFHQTQITIERKISMRATKEELIEKGVLNPDAYEEANNIPPGSVRAASSANKDKPKVTTANSITPESSTTTTTTTVHIDTPPPLPQKKGSDKSSESAPVKPPLVTTTRAVVVPSEAGDASQTAHHTEHPPGVAASAVPSESTSQDIPATDSSEQAGSMGNAASEDGKVDISEMNKENEAPNSSNINKVSVSGGVSIFSPVVIGKSQVVNGDIHRFDSDSDDEPILYRDDDTDSEEESGLAAKVKRKDSLAIKLQNRPSMKELVNRNILPDRSESEKQENKKALGVKLERRLSLRPTQEELEQRNIMRKMSQKERYEDMEKTKSILTRKLSFRPTVEELKRRNILKFCDYVEVTQAIDYDRKADKPWTRLTPQDKAAIRKELNDYKSAEMEVHEDSRQYTRFHRP
- the LOC139133006 gene encoding phosphatase and actin regulator 1-like isoform X2, which encodes MASSARSSPIIDRRDKQRERSSSDPPIFQENNSLSSGGDAKKDNDMKGAIAKVQGPSTPPVERKSKFPSISRLFKPWKWKRKKKTTSEKFHQTQITIERKISMRATKEELIEKGVLNPDAYEEANNIPPGSVRAASSANKDKPKVTTANSITPESSTTTTTTTVHIDTPPPLPQKKGSDKSSESAPVKPPLVTTTRAVVVPSEAGDASQTAHHTEHPPGVAASAVPSESTSQDIPATDSSEQGSMGNAASEDGKVDISEMNKENEAPNSSNINKVSVSGGVSIFSPVVIGKSQVVNGDIHRFDSDSDDEPILYRDDDTDSEEESGLAAKVKRKDSLAIKLQNRPSMKELVNRNILPDRSESEKQENKKALGVKLERRLSLRPTQEELEQRNIMRKMSQKERYEDMEKTKSILTRKLSFRPTVEELKRRNILKFCDYVEVTQAIDYDRKADKPWTRLTPQDKAAIRKELNDYKSAEMEVHEDSRQYTRFHRP
- the LOC139133006 gene encoding phosphatase and actin regulator 1-like isoform X4; its protein translation is MASSARSSPIIDRRDKQRERSSSDPPIFQENNSLSSGGDAKKDNDMKGAIAKVQGPSTPPVERKSKFPSISRLFKPWKWKRKKKTTSEKFHQTQINAYEEANNIPPGSVRAASSANKDKPKVTTANSITPESSTTTTTTTVHIDTPPPLPQKKGSDKSSESAPVKPPLVTTTRAVVVPSEAGDASQTAHHTEHPPGVAASAVPSESTSQDIPATDSSEQAGSMGNAASEDGKVDISEMNKENEAPNSSNINKVSVSGGVSIFSPVVIGKSQVVNGDIHRFDSDSDDEPILYRDDDTDSEEESGLAAKVKRKDSLAIKLQNRPSMKELVNRNILPDRSESEKQENKKALGVKLERRLSLRPTQEELEQRNIMRKMSQKERYEDMEKTKSILTRKLSFRPTVEELKRRNILKFCDYVEVTQAIDYDRKADKPWTRLTPQDKAAIRKELNDYKSAEMEVHEDSRQYTRFHRP
- the LOC139133006 gene encoding phosphatase and actin regulator 1-like isoform X1, coding for MASSARSSPIIDRRDKQRERSSSDPPIFQENNSLSSGGDAKKDNDMKGAIAKVQGPSTPPVERKSKFPSISRLFKPWKWKRKKKTTSEKFHQTQITIERKISMRATKEELIEKGVLNPDAYEEANNIPPGSVRAASSANKDKPKVTTANSITPESSTTTTTTTVHIDTPPPLPQKKGSDKSSESAPVKPPLVTTTRAVVVPSEAGDASQTAHHTEHPPGVAASAVPSESTSQDIPATDSSEQAGSMGNAASEDGKVDISEMNKENEAPNSSNINKVSVSGGVSIFSPVVIGKSQVVNGDIHRFDSDSDDEPILYRDDDTDSEEESGLAAKVKRKDSLAIKLQNRPSMKELVNRNILPDRSESEKQENKKALGVKLERRLSLRPTQEELEQRNIMRKMSQKERYEDMEKTKSILTRKLSFRPTVEELKRRNILKFCDYVEVTQAIDYDRKADKPWTRLTPQDKAAIRKELNDYKSAEMEVHEDSRQYTRFHRP
- the LOC139133006 gene encoding phosphatase and actin regulator 1-like isoform X5; amino-acid sequence: MMKLFRKNRRKGGDAKKDNDMKGAIAKVQGPSTPPVERKSKFPSISRLFKPWKWKRKKKTTSEKFHQTQITIERKISMRATKEELIEKGVLNPDAYEEANNIPPGSVRAASSANKDKPKVTTANSITPESSTTTTTTTVHIDTPPPLPQKKGSDKSSESAPVKPPLVTTTRAVVVPSEAGDASQTAHHTEHPPGVAASAVPSESTSQDIPATDSSEQAGSMGNAASEDGKVDISEMNKENEAPNSSNINKVSVSGGVSIFSPVVIGKSQVVNGDIHRFDSDSDDEPILYRDDDTDSEEESGLAAKVKRKDSLAIKLQNRPSMKELVNRNILPDRSESEKQENKKALGVKLERRLSLRPTQEELEQRNIMRKMSQKERYEDMEKTKSILTRKLSFRPTVEELKRRNILKFCDYVEVTQAIDYDRKADKPWTRLTPQDKAAIRKELNDYKSAEMEVHEDSRQYTRFHRP